The region GGACGTCGGACCGGGACCCGGCGACGCCGTGAAGAAGCTGGGGAGTTACGCGCACGGCTTGGTGGTCGAAGGGGTTCGGCTGGAGGGTTTCGGGCGCACCGCCGAGGCGGAGGAGCTGTTCCTCGAGGCGGCCGGGCTCGGCGACCCGGGGGGCATGTACAACTGCGGGCTGCTGGCCGAGCGGCGGGGCGACCTGTCAGTGGCGCAGCGGTATTACACCTGGGCGCATCTCAGAGGGCACCCGGAGGCCGCCAACAACCTCGGGGTGCTGCTCCACAACGCGGGAGACCCGAAGGCGCTCGACTGGTTCCGCACGGCGGAGGCCATGGGCCACCCGCAGGCAGCGGGCAACGCGCGGGCGCTCCTTGCCATGGCCGAGGGCGAGCGGCCGGCGGCGCGGACCCCGCGGCGGAAGTGGCACCTCCCCCGGCGGCGGCCGGCCCGGCCCGCTGCGGACGCGCACGCGCTCCACCGGGACGCCCAGACCGCGTACCGCGTCTTCGGCCTGACCGGGAAGGACGCGTCGCTGGTGCGGGCCGTCACCCTCGCCCGGCGGGCGGTGGAGGCCGCCTCCGAGCGCGATCCCCTCCGGGCGGAGATGCTGGCCGCTCTCCGGGACCTGCTCCGTGAGCGGTACGAGCTCTACGGGCGCAGCGTCGACCGCGAGGAGGCGATCGGCGCGGCGGTTGCGGCGTTCAAAGCCGTCCCGGCAGGTGACCCCCGGCGGCCGCTCGCCGCGCAGGCCCTGATCGCCGTGCTGGCCCTCCGGTTCGAGGCCGACGAGGAGCCAGGACCGCTGGAGTGGGCGGTGGAGGAGGTCGGGCGCCCGGTGCTGGCGCAGCCCGGTGGCGATCCGCACGGGCGGATGGCCCTCGCGGCGAGCCTGTGCGGTGCGCTGACCAGGCTCGCCGAACGGGCCGACACGGGCAGCGGGCTGGACGACGCGGTCGCATTCGGCGAGCAGGCGGTCGCGCTCGCACCGCCGGGCGACGCCCTGGCCCTGGGGAGCCTGGGGGCCGCGCTGCTGGTGCGCGGCACGCGGCGGGGCTCGCTGGACGATCTGAACGCGTCGGTCGCAAACCTGGGCGCGGCCCGTAGCGGTGACGACCCCCGGCACACCGTACGTGCCGCGACGAACCTCGCGAGCGCGCTGCACGCCCGGGCCGACCTGACCGGGCGCGAGGCCGACCGCCGGGCTGCGCAAGAGCAGGCGGAGCGGGTGGGCCAGGGGCCGGGGGCGGCCGAACACCACCTGGAGACCCTGATCGCCGCGGCGTTCGCCGCGGAGGGTCCCGACGCGGCCGGGGCCGTCCGCCGCGCGCTGGAGGCGGCGCCGCCCGGCCACGCCCGCCGCTCCATGCTGCTGGCCCGGTTGGCGGTGCTGCTCGACACCGCGGACGACCGTACGGCGGCCGTCACCGCGGCGCGGGAGGCGGCGGCCACCGCACGCGGTGCCCTGTCCCGCCTCGACGCGCACTGGACGCTGGGGCGCGTGCTGCGGAACGTCGCCGAAGCGGCCGGGGAGCCTGCCGAGGGGGCCGCAGCTCCGGGCGACGGCCCCGGGGCGGCGGACGACGCGGGCACCGCGCCCGGGGGCGGTGCCCGCGCACAGGCCCCCGAACCGCCGGTGGACGCCTACGCCACGGCATCGGAGGCGGTGGACGCCTTCACCACAGCCGCCGAGACCTGTCCCCCCGGGCACATCGCCTACTCCCAGGTGACGTTCGACCTCGCGACCGCGCTGCTGACCCGCCACCGGCTCGGCGGCCCGAGCAGCGACCGCGAGGCCGCGCTGGACGCCCTGCGGAGGGCGGCCCAGGCTCCGGGCTCTTCACCGCAGGACCGGCTGCTCGCCACCAGGTTCTGGGCGGGTGCCGCGTGGGAGGCGGGGGACGCGGAGGACGCCCTGGCGGGCTCCGTCGTCGCGGTCCGGCTGATGCAGGAGTTCGGGTGGATGGGCCTCGACCGGGACGACCAGGAGCGGAGCCTGCGCGACGGGGCCGCGATGCCCCGCGAGGCGGCCGCGCTGGCGATCGAGACCGGCCGTCCCGAACTCGCCGTCGAACTGCTGGAGCAGGGCCGGTCGGTGCTGTGGCATGCGGCCCTCCAGTTGCGGGGCGACCTCGCCGCCCTGTCCGCGCGGGAATCCGGCCTGGCGGCTGAACTGGAGCAGATCCGCTCGGCCCTCGTGGCAGGCACGGCGACCACCGGCGGGACGCCGCCGGGCGAGGAGCCGCCGGGCGAGGAGCCGCCGGACGCGTATCGGCCGGGTGCGACTCCGCTGGGCGAGGAGCAGCCGGAGGCGGAGGAACAGCCGGGCGCGGAGGCGCTGGACGCGGAGGCCCGGCTCCGGCTGGGGACCCGGTGGGCGCACAAGCTGGCGCAGGCGCGGGCCCTCCAAGGATTCGAGGACTTCCTCGCCCCGCCCCGCTTCGAGACGCTCGCGACTGCCGCGGCCGAGGGCCCGGTGGTCATCGTCAACATCAGCAGCATCCGCTGCGACGCGATCGTCGTCCTACCGGACCGCCGGGTCGAGGTCGTCCCGCTGGAAAAGGTGGAGATGCGGGAGACGGACGAGGTCGTCAACACCTACGTGCGGCACCGCGAGGAATCCGTGGGCCCCGGGGCCGGCCTTCTGGCCGGCGAAAGGGCCCGGCACACCGCGCACAAGACGCTGGAGTGGCTGTGGGACCGCATCGTCTCCCCGGTCCTCGAACGCCTCAGGGCGCTTGGCGGCGGCACGGTGCCGCCCCGGATCTGGTGGTGCCCCACCGCCTCGCTGGCCAACGCGCCCCTGCACGCGGCGGGCCGCTACCCGCTCACCGCGTCCTGCCCCGGGGGTCCCGAGCCTGTCGGCCTGCCGTTCTTGACCGTGTCCTCGTACACCACCACGCTGGCCTCGCTCGTCGAAAGCCGGCGGCGGCCGACAGCGGCAGGGGGCCGGGTGCTGGCGGTCGGGGTGACCGACACCGGCCGGGGGCACACCGCCCTGCCGGGGGTGGCGAAGGAGGTCGCGGCGCTGACGGAGGTGCTCGACGGCGAGCGGCTGACCGTCCTGCTCGACGGCGCCGCCACCACCGGGGCCGTCGGGGAGCTGCTGCCCGGCCACGCGTGGGCGCACTTCGCGTGCCACGGCGGGCTCGACATGGCCTCGCCGTCCTCGGCCGGGCTGTGCCTGCGGGACGGCGACCTGAGCGTGCTGGACATCGCGGGGCTCCGCCACGAAGGGGCCGAACTGGCCTTCCTCTCGGCATGCCACACCCGGGTCGGCGGCGGCAACCTCATGGACGAGGCGATCCACCCGGCCGGCGCGTTCCGCATGGCCGGTTTCCGGCACGTGGTGGCGACGCTCGGCAGCGTCAACGACCAGGCGGCGGC is a window of Streptomyces sp. NBC_01477 DNA encoding:
- a CDS encoding CHAT domain-containing protein; protein product: MATEKDDAAGSDGLAGPDVGPGPGDAVKKLGSYAHGLVVEGVRLEGFGRTAEAEELFLEAAGLGDPGGMYNCGLLAERRGDLSVAQRYYTWAHLRGHPEAANNLGVLLHNAGDPKALDWFRTAEAMGHPQAAGNARALLAMAEGERPAARTPRRKWHLPRRRPARPAADAHALHRDAQTAYRVFGLTGKDASLVRAVTLARRAVEAASERDPLRAEMLAALRDLLRERYELYGRSVDREEAIGAAVAAFKAVPAGDPRRPLAAQALIAVLALRFEADEEPGPLEWAVEEVGRPVLAQPGGDPHGRMALAASLCGALTRLAERADTGSGLDDAVAFGEQAVALAPPGDALALGSLGAALLVRGTRRGSLDDLNASVANLGAARSGDDPRHTVRAATNLASALHARADLTGREADRRAAQEQAERVGQGPGAAEHHLETLIAAAFAAEGPDAAGAVRRALEAAPPGHARRSMLLARLAVLLDTADDRTAAVTAAREAAATARGALSRLDAHWTLGRVLRNVAEAAGEPAEGAAAPGDGPGAADDAGTAPGGGARAQAPEPPVDAYATASEAVDAFTTAAETCPPGHIAYSQVTFDLATALLTRHRLGGPSSDREAALDALRRAAQAPGSSPQDRLLATRFWAGAAWEAGDAEDALAGSVVAVRLMQEFGWMGLDRDDQERSLRDGAAMPREAAALAIETGRPELAVELLEQGRSVLWHAALQLRGDLAALSARESGLAAELEQIRSALVAGTATTGGTPPGEEPPGEEPPDAYRPGATPLGEEQPEAEEQPGAEALDAEARLRLGTRWAHKLAQARALQGFEDFLAPPRFETLATAAAEGPVVIVNISSIRCDAIVVLPDRRVEVVPLEKVEMRETDEVVNTYVRHREESVGPGAGLLAGERARHTAHKTLEWLWDRIVSPVLERLRALGGGTVPPRIWWCPTASLANAPLHAAGRYPLTASCPGGPEPVGLPFLTVSSYTTTLASLVESRRRPTAAGGRVLAVGVTDTGRGHTALPGVAKEVAALTEVLDGERLTVLLDGAATTGAVGELLPGHAWAHFACHGGLDMASPSSAGLCLRDGDLSVLDIAGLRHEGAELAFLSACHTRVGGGNLMDEAIHPAGAFRMAGFRHVVATLGSVNDQAAAKVAAELYRHLAGPAGLDSTGTAGALHRAVAALRADHLTDPTVWASFVHDGP